The genomic stretch TTAATAAACCCTGTACCGATTTGCAACCCATATGGTGTTCGTGTCCTTGTACCGCATTCGCGACGTAACGATTTATATGCAGGTCACCTACCCCGTACACTACCCTTTTGGAGCCTCATACGCTCCCCCACAAATTCATTCCTCCATTTGCGGATGAGGAAGCCTCAGGACGTCATGTCGGAGAGCTGACGGGGACACAAAACTTGGACGCCGGGCTGCGTCTGCTGCCCTTGTTGAAGGGCACTCCCCTTCCCATCTGTAGGCGAGTTAGGCAACGCCCTGGGCCTGAGCACCAGCAAGATGTTCCTTTGAGGGTCTTCGTGGAGCGCGGAAGTCCTGTTCTCAGGTAGTTGCCGGTGCTAGATATGTGGGACAACGTGGTAGACGTCTGTGTCCTACCACTCAGGGACCTGCAGCCCCGTGTGAGGGCAGCGGGCCCGGCCCTTTAGAGCTCTTGGGAACACGGGGGCCCTTGCGTGGCCTCGGGCACCATCCAGCCCCTCATGCACCCCTCCGCATCAGAGATAGGTGAGCCTGCGGTGGCCTCACGACTGAAGGCCGCAGCTGCACACGCACGTCATGTTGTGTCATGAAGGTCCCCTTCTGGTTGGGCCTCGTGGTCCTCGGGGCCTATTAGCAGAGTACAGAGGGATCAGGCCTTTTTGTGCCCAGCCCATCATGCTCCCCAACTGGCGGGCGATTTGGCCTCATAATCCACATGTTAGTGTCCGTAGTGTAGTGGTTATCACGTTCGCCTCACGTGATCCACATGGTagcaagaaaaggaaggaaggatgacaTCAGGGCCGAGAGCCTGTGCAGTGCGCGTGTATGATCACTTGGAGTAATCCATGAGCTCTACACCATCTAAGGGAACCAGACAACCTCCAGCGTTTGGGGAAGGAACCCTGAAGCGTTCCCTTTGAGGGAAATCAGCGTGCCTCTCTGGGAGCGGGGCGTAggcaggggtggggcggagggCGAGGGGAGACtaagtgaggaagaagaaagagaaaagagcaggGGCCTTCACAGGAGTCCCGACAGACAGAAGGCTGGTGCTTCTGGTCCCGAACTAAAGCATGACGCTGCCTCGGCACTCAGGGACGAGAGGCTGGATTCAGGCTCTGAGAGGAAGAGCAGACTTAGGCCCCGAGTCACCTCCCGGGAACAGCGGAGGGACCTCTGAGGAGCTAGGAAGGCTTCTGTCTGGGGCACACGCCAGCACTGGAAACCAGCTATCCAGGAGGCTCTGGACAGACTGCCAAGACCAAACTGGCCTCTTGCTGGCTCTGGAGAGCTGGGGGTCTGTGAGCTGAGATGAGGAACGGACAAGACCTGAGTGGCCTCCTACTTGCGCGGTACTGAGTGAATGCTTcatgtacattttctttaattattgaaGTAATTTTCCACAGAGGTATCAAGGTTCCCATTGCAGGGATGAGGAAATCAAGACTGAGACGGGTAAAGTTATGGCAGAGTTTGGTGTCTCCCAGAAGCCACTCTGAAGAACAGCATCCAGGCATGTAGTCTGTTTGGGGAGGGCAGATCCCACGGGGAGAGTGTGAGGAAGTGACACAGGGAAGTGGCACTATGAGTCCAGCGTCCCAGCTTGCAAGTGAAGCTTAACCCTGAGAGATATATCAGAAATGATGTAACACATTCATTGGGATTCTCCTAATTCAGCAACAAGGGATCTGGATTCTTTATACACCAACTCTCCAGAAGCACTGCTTGAGCGTTTCCCTCAGTGTGGCACGCACAGGACGCATGACGTTCTCCTGTGGCATGAAAACAGCCCTTAGGCATAGAGATGCGGCTCTGGTGGGTAGCAATTGTCCTGAACACCGGCAGATCTGAGATATATGGCTGGCGTATTAAGACATCATCTACATTCTACAGTCCTCTCCGCTCACacccaatattttcttcttaatgaTGGTGGACAGGCACAATTTGTataagaggaagacagaggaggaagatgaaggaaaagaggaggggaCGTGAGGTGGGGAGAGTGGAAGGTAGAgcgagggagggaagcagaggggaagagcaAGCAATAACTGTGGAGTCAGTGACATTAAGTAACTTCCTCTGCTGGTTAACAAGGTGAGGACTAGAGTCACCAACTCATCCTGGTTTCCCCAAACTGCCCCAGTTATAGCACTGAAAGTCCCACATCCTGGAAAAGCCCTCATTTCTGGGTGAATCAGGACTGCTGGTCACTCAGGAAGTCTGGCGATTGATGCCTGCCTCCTCTTGGTGTACTGCGGCTGTTTCTATCCACCTGCTTGATTCTGCCTTGACATATGGAAGAGATGAAGTCAGATATCctccacccaggtgtctctgacTGAACCGGGATACACAGGTGGGGTAGCGTGCTACGAGAGGCAGATGCCTGTGCGAGTCTGGAATCAGGCTTTGTGGGGAAACCGACTTGGGTTCACACATGATTTCAGTTCATCACTATGAACATAGCCACATCATGCCCCTCACCTCAGGGATAGTCCCAATCTACATGCAACCTAAGGACCAGCGCTGGGGAAGGACCACTAACCTGACTCGCCAACCACTTCCCAGCCCAGTGGGAATTACATCACATGATGAAATTATTGAAGCAAGACTGCTGCTGCTGATGTGACCACCTTGTGTTCATCAAAGATGTTTCTATGAGTTATCGTCAATTAAGAAACACATTGAACACTTACTTTCTAAAGATTCGTAACATTAGGAAAACAACTTCCCCTTTTGCAATTCCCAAATTATtgggaaaacaacagaaacaacaacaaggAAGTCACGCCCATTGGTCCAAATTTGGGGATGCAGCGCATAAAAGCCCCACAACAGGAGGAGACAACAGAATCTGAGAAACTCACTTCTGAACAGAAGCTCCCCTCCACCTGTGACACCATGACCGACTCGTGCTGCTCCCCTTGCTGCCAGCCTACGTGCTGCAGGACCACCTGCTGCAGGACCAcctgctgccagcccagctgctgcGGGTGCGGCGGCGGCTGTGGACAAGGCGGCTGCGGGTCCAGCTGCTGCGGGTCCTGCTGCTGCCAGCCTTGCTGCTGCCGCCCAACTTGCTGTCAGACCACCTGCTGCAGGACCACCTGCTGCCGGCCCAGCTGCTGTGTGTCCAgctgctgccagcccagctgctgTGGGTCCAGTGGCTGTGGACAAACTTGCTGTGGGTCCAGCTGCTGTCAGCCAGCCTGCTGTACCCCTGTGTACTGCAGGAGAACGTGCTACCAGCCCACCTGCTGCTGCGTGCCTGGATGCCTAGCCCAGGGCTGTGGATCCAGCTGCTGCTAGCCTGGTTGCCAGCCAAACTGCTGCCACACCACCTGCTGCAGGACCACCTGCTGCCACCCCTGCTGTGTGTCCAGCTGCTGCCAGCCTTCCGACTGCCAGGTGCCTCACCAGGAACCACCACCTGCACATTGCACTGATTTGCCATTTGGGAAACAAAGACACTGCCAAATGTTGCTGAAAGCCAGCATGCAGTCGCCAGCATTTCTGTTACTCATCTGCCTGTTCAGAAGCTTGTGAATCAGCTTGATGAAGCGTGGGCCACTTCTCCTGATTCTCTTCTTCCTTAGGTCTTGGGAGTCCCTGCCAGCTTCGTGCATCCAGATAGGGAGTCAAGATCTCTCCTTGGACTCCACAGTCAAGATCTTCATCCTGACTGACCCCTTTGAGAAATAAATCCTCCTACCTGACATGTTATTTTTTTGCAACTATTAATGTCTGCACAAGTATGTTTTCTTTCGCAGCATACTCGTGGTTCTTGTATGCTGATTTCTTCCTGTCATCATCCTTTTGAATGTCTCCCTAGACACAGGGAATCTCACATGAATTTCTTAATAAACCCTGTACCGATTCGCAACCCATATGGTGTTCGTGTCCTTGTACCGCATTCGCGACGTAACGATTTATATGCAGGTCACCTACCCCGTACACTACCCTTTTGGAGCCTCATACGCTCCCCCACAAATTCATTCCTCCATTTGCGGATGAGGAAGCCTCAGGACGTCATGTCGGAGAGCTGACGGGGACACAAAACTCGGACGCCGGGCTGCGTCTGCTGCCCTTGTTGAAGGGCACTCCCCTTCCCATCTGTAGGCGAGTTAGGCAACGCCCTGGGCCTGAGCACCAGCAAGATGTTCCTTTGAGGGTCTTCGTGGAGCGCGGAAGTCCTGTTCTCAGGTAGTTGCCGGTGCTAGATATGTGGGACAACGTGGTAGACGTCTGTGTCCTACCACTCAGGGACCTGCAGCCCCGTGTGAGGGCAGCGGGCCCGGCCCTTTAGAGCTCTTGGGAACACGGGGGCCCTTGCGTGGCCTCGGGCACCATCCAGCCCCTCATGCACCCCTCTGCATCAGAGATAGGTGAGCCTGCGGTGGCCTCACGACTGAAGGCCGCAGCTGCACACGCACGTCATGTTGTGTCATGAAGGTCCCCTTCTGGTTGGGCCTCGTGGTCCTCGGGACCTATTAGCAGAGTACAGAGGGATCAGGCCTTTTTGTGCCCAGCCCATCATGCTCCCCAACTGGCGGGCGATTTGGCCTCATGATCCACATGTTAGTGTCCGTAGTGTAGTGGTTATCACGTTCGCCTCACGTGATCCACATGGTagcaagaaaaggaaggaaggatgacaTCAGGGCCGAGAGCCCGTGCAGTGGGCGTGTATGATCACTTGGAGTAATCCATGAGCTCTACACCATCTAAGGGAACCAGACAACCTCCAGCGTTTGGGGAAGGAACCCTGAAGCGTTCCCTTTGAGGGAAATCAGCGTGCCTCTCTGGGAGCGGGGCGTAggcaggggtggggcggagggCGAGGGGAGACtaagtgaggaagaagaaagagaaaagagcaggGGCCTTCACAGGAGTCCCGACAGACAGAAGGCTGGTGCTTCTGGTCCCGAACTAAAGCATGACGCTGCCTCGGCACTCAGGGACGAGAGGCTGGATTCAGGCTCTGAGAGGAAGAGCAGACTTAGGCCCCGAGTCACCTCCCGGGAACAGCGGAGGGACCTCTGAGGAGCTAGGAAGGCTTCTGTCTGGGGCACACGCCAGCACTGGAAACCAGCTATCCAGGAGGCTCTGGACAGACTGCCAAGACCAAACTGGCCTCTTGCTGGCTCTGGAGAGCTGGGGGTCTGTGAGCTGAGATGAGGAACGGACAAGACCTGAGTGGCCTCCTACTTGCGCGGTACTGAGTGAATGCTTcatgtacattttctttaattattgaaGTAATTTTCCACAGAGGTATCAAGGTTCCCATTGCAGGGATGAGGAAATCAAGACTGAGACGGGTAAAGTTATGGCAGAGTTTGGTGTCTCCCAGAAGCCACTCTGAAGAACAGCATCCAGGCATGTAGTCTGTTTGGGGAGGGCAGATCCCACGGGGAGAGTGTGAGGAAGTGACACAGGGAAGTGGCACTATGAGTCCAGCGTCCCAGCTTGCAAGTGAAGCTTAACCCTGAGAGATATATCAGAAATGATGTAACACATTCATTGGGATTCTCCTAATTCAGCAACAAGGGATCTGGATTCTTTATACACCAACTCTCCAGAAGCACTGCTTGAGCGTTTCCCTCAGTGTGGCACGCACAGGACGCATGACGTTCTCCTGTGGCATGAAAACAGCCCTTAGGCATAGAGATGCGGCTCTGGTGGGTAGCAATTGTCCTGAACACCGGCAGATCTGAGATATATGGCTGGCGTATTAAGACATCATCTACATTCTACAGTCCTCTCCACTCACacccaatattttcttcttaatgaTGGTGGACAGGCACAATTTGTataagaggaagacagaggaggaagatgaaggaaaagaggaggggaCGTGAGGTGGGGAGAGTGGAAGGTAGAgcgagggagggaagcagaggggaagagcaAGCAATAACTGTGGAGTCAGTGACATTAAGTAACTTCCTCTGCTGGTTAACAAGGTGAGGACTAGAGTCACCAACTCATCCTGGTTTCCCCAAACTGCCCCAGTTATAGCACTGAAAGTCCCACATCCTGGAAAAGCCCTCATTTCTGGGTGAATCAGGACTGCTGGTCACTCAGGAAGTCTGGCGATTGATGCCTGCCTCCTCTTGGTGTACTGCGGCTGTTTCTATCCACCTGCTTGATTCTGCCTTGACATATGGAAGAGATGAAGTCAGATATCctccacccaggtgtctctgacTGAACCGGGATACACAGGTGGGGTAGCGTGCTACGAGAGGCAGATGCCTGTGCGAGTCTGGAATCAGGCTTTGTGGGGAAACCGACTTGGGTTCACACATGATTTCAGTTCATCACTATGACCATAGCCACATCATGCCCCTCACCTCAGGGATAGTCCCAATCTACATGCAACCTAAGGACCAGCGCTGGGGAAGGACCACTAACCTGACTCGCCAACCACTTCCCAGCCCAGTGGGAATTACATCACATGATGAAATTATTGAAGCAAGACTGCTGCTGCTGATGTGACCACCTTGTGTTCATCAAAGATGTTTCTATGAGTTATCGCCAATTAAGAAACACATTGAACACTTACTTTCTAAAGATTCATAACATTAGGAAAACAACTTCCCCTTTTGCAATTCCCAAATTATtgggaaaacaacagaaacaacaacaaggAAGTCACGCCCATTGGTCCAAATTTGGGGATGCAGCGCATAAAAGCCCCACAACAGGAGGAGACAACAGAATCTGAGAAACTCACTTCTGAACAGAAGCTCCCCTCCACCTGTGACACCATGACCGACTCGTGCTGCTCCCCTTGCTGCCAGCCTACGTGCTGCAGGACCACCTGCTGCAGGACCAcctgctgccagcccagctgctgcGGGTGCGGCGGCGGCTGTGGACAAGGCGGCAGCGGGTCCAGCTGCTGCGGGTCCTGCTGCTGCCAGCCTTGCTGCTGCCGCCCAACTTGCTGTCAGACCACCTGCTGCAGGACCACCTGCTGCCGGCCCAGCTGCTGTGTGTCCAgctgctgccagcccagctgctgTGGGTCCAGTGGCTGTGGACAAACTTGCTGTGGGTCCAGCTGCTGTCAGCCAGCCTGCTGTACCCCTGTGTACTGCAGGAGAACGTGCTACCAGCCCACCTGCTGCTGCGTGCCTGGATGCCTAGCCCAGGGCTGTGGATCCAGCTGCTGCTAGCCTGGTTGCCAGCCAAATTGCTGCCGCACCATCTGCTGGAGGACTATCTGCTGCTAGCCCAGCTGCTAAGGTTGCGGTGGCTGTGGACAAGGCGGCTGCAGGTCCTGCTGAACGAGCCCTACCAGCCCTGCTGCTGACCTACTTGCTGTCAGACCTCCTGCTGCAGGACCACCTGCTGCTGGCTCAGTTGCTGTAGTTCCTGTGGCTGTGGACAAACCCGCTGTCTATGCAGCTGCTGTTAGTCAGCTTGCTGTACCCCCGTGTACTGTAGGAGAACCTGCTACCACCCCACTTGCTGCATGCCTGGGTTCCTAGTCCAAGGTTATGGATCCAGCTTCTGTTAGGCTTGTTACAGCCCAGCTTGCTGCTGTACCACCTGCTGTAGGACCAcctgttccctcccttgctgtgtGTCCAGCCTCTGCCAGGCTTCCTGCTGCTGATCAACTTGCTATAAACCCACTACTCACCAGAGATACATTTCCTAGACCATATGCCAACGTTACTATCTTCCAAGAAGTGGCTCCCTAAATTTACTGGGAACACAGCCTTACACTGCACTTGTTGTCATCTTTTTCTGTAATGCTTCTGTGTCTATGGAGGGAATGCAGTCtattcaatttgtttttattcttatttatcttGATCACTGTAGGAATTGCTGATAACTACATTTGGTCAACTCCAGATGCTGGTCAACATCCACTGATTCACACTCTCAGCCTCAGAAAAGTGATCATGACCTGTCACCTCTATGGCACCTAAACAGATTCTTCTGAGTGTATTTTAGCTCTCTACAGTGATCAATACTGATCATCTTTTTAgatatatgcattatataataGTAACTTCTGCCAGGTTACTCAACTCTTCACAATGGcactgaattttcttctttctgttctttcctaaTAAAATTTGTATCATCCTGCATCCAggatgtggggttttttttgcgtGGTTTTTTGTTCCTTTGCATGTGTATTTACAGCACTTCCTTTTTGAAGTCCTTTTTGAAGTTCTACTTTTGggtttcattatatatttgttatcTCATTCAAGTTATCACAATTGTCCTACAAATTAGGCAGAGCTGAGGTTATCATTCCATTATTGTTCTCAGGGACCAGGAAATGGTTTACCATAGTGTGAATAGTTGACAGAAGCAAGTCCTTTGATTTCAGGTCAAGGACATTTTTATCTACATCTcccaaaaatagaaatgacacTAGTGATGGGGCACAAGGAAGGCATACATTTTGAGTCATTTCTCTAACaatggaaataattataaatttcacATAGAGAATGATTTCAGTGTACCAAGCTCTTCCTTAATATTCTTCCCACATTTTGACCAATAGAGTTTTAGTTAATGAAGGGAGGCTTTATTTACATCTTCTCTGGATTCTAATCTGCCCTAGTGCAACCTGTCATCAAAAACAACATGAATATCATTGGCACATAAACTGTTCCTGGCCCTATTCTTGCCTGGAGGAACCTGTTTTTTTGATGTCATGGATTGACATGCTGGtatcatttcatttatctttttttttttttaagattttatttatttgagacagagagagcatgagtggggcggggagggcagagggagatgaagagagaatctcaagcagattccacgccaAGCatagagcccaactcagggctcaatctctgagatcataacctgagccaaaaccaagagtcagatgcttaactgagtgcaacacccaggcacccctcatttcaCTTATCTTAACAGAAATTGAGATGAAGAATCACTCTTAGAAAGCACACAAGCTCAGAACACAATTCCTGGGCTCCCAAACTTTGAGGCAATTTGGTCTCCTGACCTGGACATTGTTAAGATAAGTTTGTAGAGTCCTGATAATTGAGGTAACCATCCAGTATGCATATAATGCTTTGATCCAATCATAATCTTCGCGCTGTTAATGGAAAGAGAACTTCCTGTGTTCTATGAGATAAAGGCACATaaactaaaggaaataaaactcagaattttcaggaaaaaggaaaaaggagaaaggaaaaaagcagttATGCTTGGGTAgcttagttgattaagcatccgccttcagctcaggtcacgatcccagggtcctgggatcgagtcccgcatcagactcattgctcagtggggagcctgcttctcctcctgcctgccaCTTCTTCTGCTTGTGCATGCgcgctctctgacaaatgaatgaatgaatgaaagaatgaatgaaagaaagaaagaagaaagaagagagaaagaaagaaaagaaagaaagaaagaaagaaagaaaagaaagaaagaaaagaaagaaaagaaagaaagaaagaaagaaagaaagaaagaaagaaagaaagaaagaaagaaaaggagcagaaCGGATGCACTATTCAAAATCAAGATGGACATTAGGTTGGTTCCCAAATGGAGGAAACCTGGATCTTTGGATGAAAAGATGAATAATAAAGATAACAGCTAAGGCACCCAGCAGTACAAGGGTTAAGAAAGCTTTGTGCAGAAAATAAGTTTTGATTAtggccacctttttttttttttaaagactttatttatctatcagagagcgagcacaaacagggagagcagcaggcagagggaaagggagaagcaggctcccacggggcaaggagcccaacatgggacctgattccagaaccttgagatcatgacccgaaccaaaggcagacgctcaactgactggaCCACCCAAGTACCACTATGGCCACCTTCTTAAGAAAATACTTTGGATTAGTTAACACAGTAGATGTGACAGAGAATGTGATATTCCTAGAGGATGTATCTGGAATTCTCTGCCAGATTACTACATTTTACAATGCAGAGAATGGATGGAAAGAATTACTAACATTTCCTGAGGGCCTACCATACCCTGGGTATTGAGATAGATGCTTTATCTGCACTATTTTTAGTTCTCATACAATTCTGAAAAGTGGGTATTATTACTACCATATTGGAGCTGAGGAAATCAGTGCTGAGTAAAGTAACTTGTATGAAATTGCATGTACAGTGAAACACCATCTTGGCTTCAAAACAGCTGTTTTGTGGGGTACAGATGAAATGATGAAGatacagatcagtggaacaaaactgaggtccagaaacagactcacattTATTatgcattgatttttaaagaaagatgccAAGTTAATATGCAGAGAAAGTGTGGTCTTTTAAACAAATAGTGTTGGAACAATTAAATAtacatgtgcaaaaaaaaaaacaaaacaaagaacttcAACCCATTCTTCATATCATATACAAAATCCAACTCAcatggattatagacctaaatgtaaagcTTAAAACTACAGAACTTCTAGAtggaaacacaggaaaaaattcTATAGAGCTTCTAGCTTCCACCCCCAATCCATTATAGAGCCTACTTTTGTTGGTGCCATTTTTGTAAGTTCCTTCTAGTTTGCATTATCCATTTTCTGTACTAAGCTCCCTCAACAATTGTGCAACTATTCATCTCCAATTTTATCTTCAACTGTTAAGTTCTCTATCATAGAAGACAATAGATCTTGGTTATGAGAATTGGAATCATAGAGAAGAGTATTCAAATTTCTGTTCTGCTACTCACTAGCTATGTGTTTTGGGGAAAATATAGACTATATTTATGGCCCATCATGAAAGTTTCTCCTATATTTTGTGTCATCcatcatttgggggggggggcagcacatgagtggggggaggggcaaagggagagggagagagggaatcttaggcaggctccatgctgagcagggctggatgcagggcttgatctcatggccctgagatcatgaaccgagacgaaatcaagtcagatgcttaaccaactgagcaatcCAGGTACCCCATCATCCATCCTTCTGTACATATCTTTTCCCCCCACTTCTATCTCAAATAGTATGTCCACCCATGGATTAATCTGGAATGATTTcgcttttttcccctcctttattGTATCAGCCAGTCTTTAGGCAGATATCTTCAATAGGAGATCACAATTCTTATATTTTTGAGGAatacagcagaaataaattttattcaaaaatcCTTAATAGTAATAGATCTTTTTTCCCTCGATAACCCTGGTTTTGCCTCCTTTGTTTACCTCTCTGTCCATGACTTAACATAAACTCAAACATACctcaaatttacaaattaaaccTCCAGACCAAGGTACTAATGAGAAGCAATTTCATATCTAGAAGTTGCTGTTGACCTAAATGACTAAATGatacattatttgtttataattccATTTGATTCCTGCAGAAACCTAATGGAATATGACATATGATCATGGAACACCTTGAATTTTATCAATTAATAACCCCAGTAGCAGCTTTTATGTCATATAGGGAAATTTTTCAACAGATTAACAACTTCTGGTCTGAAAATGGAGTGGAAAGTGGGAATACTCCCAGTGAGAAGAACTGTGAGCAGCATACATGGATATACATTTTGTTTGGAGGAAACTGAGCTGAGGGAACAGTGTTCATGGGCTGTTGGCAAGTGGTGAAAATCTTGGTTGCTTGGTCTGAGACCTGAAAGCAGCAAGACTGAAAGATTACAGAATCATTTGGACAGAGATGGGTATGTGGACAGAAAGTGTTCCCTCTCTGTGTCCCACATCATTGCCACCACAGAGTATCTGTCACTTGAGAGGCTCCAGACAAGTTTGGGATGATGTATCCCATCTCTCTCATCAGATGCTCCAGTATTTACACTGGATACCATGAACAAAGTAGCCACATGGCATGAAACACAGAGGATTTGCATGGAACCAACAGCATTTGCTCCTCTCACCATGGATGTCTCTGTTGAATGTACTGTTTGTCAGCAGCAGAGACTGATATCAAGCGCTTAACAGGGTAACATCCCTCCTGAAAATGAACAATACCACGCTGAAGCAACTTCGTTTAAAGTTGGGAAGCACGCTACAGGGTCTATACTTTGCAGGGGATTGCTTAATTCCTTTTTGCTCTAAAAAAGTACTcagaatcattagccatcagggaaattcaaatcaaaaccacattgacaaaccaccttacaccagttagaatggcaaaaattgacaaggcaagaaacaacaaatgttggagaggatgtggagaaaagggatccctcttacactgttggtgggaatgcaagttggtacagccactttggaaagcagtgtggaggtcccttaaaaagttaaaagtagagctaccctatgatccagccattgcactactgggtatttaccccaaagatacagatgtagtgaagagaagggccatatgcaacccaatgttcatagcagcattgtccacaatagctaaattgtggaaggagccgagatgcccttcaacagatgactggattaagaagatgtggtccatatatacaatgaaatattactcagccatcagaaagaacgattacacaacatttgcagcaacatggacgggactgaaggagattatgctaagtgaaataagtcaagcagagaaagacaattatcatatgatttcactcatttacagaacataaggaatagcaggaaggtcggtaggagaaggaagggaagaatgaagggggggtaaacagaagggggaatgaaccatgagagactatggactctgggaaacaaactgaggccttcagaggggaggggggtgggggattgggatagcctggtgatgggtattaaggagggcacatattgcatggtgcactgggtgttatacgcaaataatgaatcatggaacactacatcaaaaactagggatgtactgtatggtgactaacataataaaaaattattataaaaaatataaacaaaaaggtACTCAGGAGAAGGAGGACATACAAGAATTTGATTTATATGATACTGAAGGACAAATGCTGATAAATGAACCTCTCTCTCGTGAGGATAC from Ursus arctos isolate Adak ecotype North America unplaced genomic scaffold, UrsArc2.0 scaffold_24, whole genome shotgun sequence encodes the following:
- the LOC125281060 gene encoding keratin-associated protein 9-2-like, giving the protein MQRIKAPQQEETTESEKLTSEQKLPSTCDTMTDSCCSPCCQPTCCRTTCCRTTCCQPSCCGCGGGCGQGGCGSSCCGSCCCQPCCCRPTCCQTTCCRTTCCRPSCCVSSCCQPSCCGSSGCGQTCCGSSCCQPACCTPVYCRRTCYQPTCCCVPGCLAQGCGSSCC